A stretch of Mycobacterium sp. ITM-2016-00316 DNA encodes these proteins:
- a CDS encoding SDR family oxidoreductase: protein MSDNTITSKNILVAGGAKNLGGLISRDLAAHGARAVAVHYNSESTRAAAEETAAAIEEAGATAHLLQADLTSAAAVKTLFADAIGAMGSIDIAINTTGMVIKKPIAEITEEDYDRIFAINAKTALFFIQQAGVHLSERGKLVTLVTSLLSAYTGLYSIYAGSKAPVEHFTRAAAKEFGARGISVTAVAPGPMETPFFYGQESKESAEYNQNAADLSKFTDTGLTDPKDIVPLVRFLVSDGWWITGQTILANGGYTTR, encoded by the coding sequence ATGTCCGATAACACCATCACCAGCAAAAACATCCTCGTAGCCGGCGGGGCGAAGAACCTCGGTGGATTGATCTCTCGAGACCTTGCAGCACACGGCGCGCGAGCTGTTGCGGTGCATTACAACAGTGAATCCACTCGCGCGGCCGCCGAGGAAACTGCCGCCGCGATCGAAGAGGCCGGCGCCACCGCACATCTGTTGCAAGCCGATCTGACCAGTGCCGCAGCGGTGAAGACGTTGTTTGCAGACGCTATCGGTGCGATGGGTTCGATCGACATCGCCATCAACACGACCGGGATGGTGATCAAGAAGCCCATCGCCGAGATCACCGAAGAGGATTACGACAGGATCTTCGCGATCAACGCCAAGACCGCACTGTTCTTCATCCAGCAGGCCGGCGTGCATCTCTCGGAGCGCGGGAAGTTGGTCACGCTGGTGACCTCGTTGCTGTCGGCCTACACCGGCCTGTATTCGATCTACGCGGGATCCAAGGCGCCAGTGGAGCACTTCACCCGCGCGGCGGCCAAGGAGTTCGGGGCGAGGGGAATCTCGGTCACCGCGGTGGCACCCGGGCCGATGGAGACACCGTTCTTCTACGGCCAAGAGTCCAAGGAGTCCGCGGAGTACAACCAGAACGCCGCCGACCTGTCGAAGTTCACCGATACCGGGTTGACCGACCCGAAAGATATTGTGCCGCTGGTTCGTTTCCTCGTCAGCGATGGATGGTGGATCACCGGCCAGACCATTCTTGCCAACGGCGGCTACACCACCCGTTAG
- a CDS encoding AraC family transcriptional regulator, with protein MQVWDGQRERSARDVVAARGLQLQGLDLRFVAEEVSTPTDWCFQEPHHVFVIHRRGDLNSLEIEFQNGPSGRALPRVGDVWVIPAEHRYAALAQGAMVGFCEITVPVSVFGDRGLTPRVGYQDTLLHRLVERLAGQIHQDGAAATLFRQSLAQTLQLHIADHYPAQPRPAYRPQRGRGLDRRDQQIVIDYLHSELDNRIDLDALAATVGMTATNFLPAFSAAFGTTPHQYLIEQRIERAKMLLSATQDSVTDISATLGFSSPSHFATTFKQRIGVTPTAYRTHG; from the coding sequence ATGCAGGTATGGGACGGACAACGCGAACGCAGCGCGCGCGATGTCGTCGCCGCACGAGGCCTGCAGCTGCAGGGCCTGGACCTCCGCTTCGTGGCCGAAGAGGTGAGCACTCCCACCGATTGGTGCTTCCAAGAGCCCCATCACGTGTTCGTGATCCACCGACGCGGTGATCTCAACTCCCTGGAAATCGAGTTCCAGAACGGCCCATCAGGGCGTGCACTTCCCCGCGTCGGCGATGTATGGGTCATCCCCGCCGAGCATCGCTACGCCGCCCTCGCTCAGGGCGCAATGGTCGGATTCTGTGAAATCACCGTGCCTGTATCTGTATTCGGCGACCGTGGCTTGACCCCCCGAGTGGGTTATCAAGACACACTGCTGCACCGACTCGTCGAGCGACTCGCCGGTCAAATCCACCAAGACGGAGCCGCAGCTACGCTGTTTCGCCAGTCATTGGCGCAGACGCTCCAACTTCACATCGCTGATCACTACCCCGCCCAGCCAAGACCTGCCTACCGCCCGCAGCGCGGTCGTGGTCTCGATCGACGTGACCAGCAGATCGTCATCGACTACCTGCACTCGGAACTCGACAACCGCATCGATCTCGACGCGCTGGCCGCCACTGTGGGCATGACCGCCACCAATTTCCTGCCCGCCTTCTCGGCGGCCTTCGGGACCACCCCGCACCAGTACCTGATCGAGCAACGCATCGAGCGGGCCAAAATGCTGCTGTCTGCGACGCAGGACAGCGTCACCGATATCAGCGCGACCCTCGGCTTCTCCTCCCCGAGCCACTTCGCCACCACCTTCAAACAGCGCATCGGTGTCACCCCGACCGCGTATCGAACGCATGGCTGA
- a CDS encoding anti-sigma factor, protein MNCNELVELVTAYLDGALDLDTRARFDVHVAGCDGCDHYLQQLRTTVDTLGKVRGDELDPAFRDRLLTAFRDWR, encoded by the coding sequence ATGAACTGCAACGAGTTGGTCGAGCTGGTGACCGCCTACCTCGACGGTGCGCTGGACCTGGACACCAGGGCGCGTTTCGATGTCCACGTGGCCGGGTGCGACGGCTGCGACCATTATCTGCAGCAGCTGCGGACGACCGTGGACACGCTCGGCAAGGTACGCGGCGACGAACTCGACCCGGCGTTTCGGGATCGGCTGTTGACCGCGTTCCGTGACTGGCGGTGA
- a CDS encoding RNA polymerase sigma factor translates to MTVSAPGEAALVDALRRGHEAAFAALVERHTPSMLRVAAGYVPNHEIAEEVVQETWIALLKGLDRFEGRSSLRTWLFTVMVNIAKTRGGRERRDAEVQVLAFTGGTVDPARFREAGQEWAGHWKERRAPVPFPDTPEGSVLRDELIAVTRRELDKLPARQREVVTMRDVLGMESAEVSALLEISAANQRVLLHRGRAAVRQALEDYLKESA, encoded by the coding sequence ATGACAGTCTCGGCACCAGGCGAGGCCGCCCTCGTCGACGCGCTACGTCGCGGCCACGAGGCGGCTTTCGCCGCGTTGGTGGAGCGGCATACGCCGTCGATGCTGCGGGTGGCGGCCGGTTATGTGCCCAACCATGAGATCGCCGAAGAGGTCGTGCAGGAGACCTGGATCGCGCTGCTGAAGGGCCTCGACCGGTTCGAGGGCCGATCATCCTTGCGCACATGGCTGTTCACCGTCATGGTGAACATCGCGAAGACGCGTGGCGGGCGGGAGCGTCGGGATGCCGAGGTGCAGGTGCTGGCCTTCACCGGGGGCACGGTCGATCCGGCTCGGTTCCGTGAGGCGGGCCAGGAGTGGGCCGGGCACTGGAAGGAGCGTCGGGCGCCGGTGCCTTTTCCGGACACCCCTGAGGGCTCGGTCCTGCGTGACGAGCTGATTGCGGTGACCCGCCGCGAATTGGACAAACTGCCTGCGCGGCAACGAGAAGTGGTGACCATGCGCGATGTGCTGGGGATGGAGTCCGCGGAGGTGAGTGCGCTGCTGGAGATCAGCGCCGCCAACCAGCGCGTGTTGTTGCATCGTGGTCGCGCCGCGGTCCGGCAGGCGCTCGAAGACTATCTGAAGGAGTCGGCGTGA
- a CDS encoding YkgB family protein, translating to MTVTQDARFIRAESALADIGGNAARYGLVVVLGWIGALKFTSYEAYGIEPLVANSPLMSWVYDIFSVTAFSSMLGVLELATAALLAVKPWLPRLSAIGSVVAIGLFAATLSFLFTTPGVGEASAGGFPVLSSTGQFLIKDVALIGISLWTLADALAAARRRTGHAGLR from the coding sequence ATGACCGTCACGCAGGACGCACGATTCATCCGCGCCGAGTCGGCCCTCGCCGATATCGGCGGCAACGCCGCACGGTACGGACTGGTGGTCGTGCTGGGCTGGATCGGTGCGCTGAAATTCACCTCTTATGAGGCCTACGGCATCGAACCGTTGGTCGCCAACAGCCCGTTGATGAGCTGGGTGTACGACATTTTCTCGGTGACCGCGTTCTCATCGATGCTCGGTGTTCTGGAACTGGCGACCGCCGCGTTGCTCGCGGTCAAGCCCTGGCTGCCGCGGCTCTCGGCGATCGGCAGCGTGGTGGCAATCGGCCTGTTCGCCGCCACCCTGAGCTTCCTGTTCACCACACCGGGTGTCGGGGAGGCCTCGGCGGGTGGGTTCCCGGTGTTGTCGTCGACAGGGCAGTTCCTGATCAAAGATGTTGCTCTGATCGGCATCTCGTTGTGGACCCTGGCCGATGCGCTGGCCGCGGCACGTCGGCGAACCGGGCACGCAGGCCTGCGTTGA
- a CDS encoding Ig-like domain-containing protein: protein MGAASAGLTATLWGLSLAGPEMAVAAADDGVSSSSGSAGGANESGTDRGGATTGSHTAGPADAAADDGRSATTRPNPAGSGPDTDKDDEQDRDTETAESADPDDDEAPASTAEDADATPEIVSRASATSAAPAPARSSARSADRSDAAGVEQKVATAASDPAVEPPEAAAAPVVTAAPVEAETPSSDVEILTPAQSVVVSLDRPSFGRQLVASQISALMGTGRTLISILPVADPFKSWLYGSLSGTRRTLFNQAPWLSPTQITAEGDLPIVGTLGAVDLEGDRIRFAIVTGPVSGTVVIDDDGTFTYTPNPGFTGVDNFMVSATDLGTHINLLDPFRSAGTRAALLVNQSAVTFVFNYTTGSQYWSPEARSALQRAATNLMGQFIVSTPVVVTYDITGENSSGTNTLASVDSPLIGSGAGFFPTVVQHKLLTGVDANGVAPDGEINWNFSYPWAFGDFVSGQQYDFTTVAMHELLHSFGFMSYVQPSTTATQRTWTLYDSFLQNSGGADLIGADFRFDPSLVAALTGTGGGVYFGGVGAVDAYGTLVPLYAPASWVAGSSISHLDGTVFTGSDRQLMNPQVPAGPGVRTLSDVERAIMQDLGYTLAPMDVTSTLALVGFVFLRRGRAKSVC from the coding sequence GTGGGTGCCGCCTCGGCAGGGCTGACCGCAACGCTGTGGGGACTGTCGCTGGCCGGTCCCGAAATGGCGGTGGCCGCTGCCGACGACGGCGTCTCGTCCAGTTCCGGTAGCGCCGGCGGCGCCAACGAATCCGGTACAGATCGCGGCGGTGCCACCACCGGATCCCACACTGCCGGCCCGGCCGACGCTGCCGCGGACGACGGCCGGTCAGCCACCACCCGGCCGAACCCTGCAGGCAGTGGTCCAGACACGGATAAGGACGACGAGCAGGACCGCGATACCGAGACAGCGGAATCCGCAGACCCCGACGATGACGAGGCCCCGGCCTCAACAGCCGAGGACGCCGACGCCACGCCCGAAATCGTGTCGCGCGCATCTGCGACCTCGGCTGCACCGGCGCCGGCGCGGTCCTCGGCCAGATCGGCCGACCGGTCCGATGCGGCCGGCGTCGAGCAGAAAGTCGCCACTGCGGCAAGCGATCCGGCTGTCGAACCGCCTGAAGCAGCGGCCGCCCCCGTCGTCACCGCCGCACCGGTCGAAGCCGAAACGCCCTCCAGCGATGTCGAGATACTGACCCCGGCACAGTCGGTGGTCGTCTCACTCGACCGACCCAGCTTCGGCCGGCAGTTGGTGGCCAGCCAGATATCGGCGCTGATGGGTACCGGCAGAACCCTGATCTCGATACTGCCGGTGGCCGATCCGTTCAAGAGCTGGCTCTACGGATCGCTCAGCGGCACCCGCCGCACGCTGTTCAACCAGGCGCCGTGGCTCAGCCCCACCCAGATCACCGCGGAGGGCGACCTTCCGATCGTCGGAACGCTGGGTGCGGTGGACCTCGAGGGCGACCGGATCCGCTTTGCGATCGTCACCGGGCCCGTCTCGGGAACCGTTGTCATCGACGATGACGGAACATTCACCTACACACCGAATCCCGGTTTCACCGGCGTCGACAACTTCATGGTCTCCGCGACCGACCTCGGCACCCACATCAACCTGCTCGACCCGTTCCGCAGCGCCGGCACCCGCGCCGCACTGTTGGTCAACCAGAGCGCGGTCACGTTTGTCTTCAACTACACCACCGGGTCGCAGTACTGGAGTCCCGAAGCGCGCAGCGCCCTGCAGCGGGCCGCCACCAACCTGATGGGCCAGTTCATCGTGTCGACACCGGTGGTCGTCACCTACGACATCACCGGAGAGAACTCGTCGGGTACCAACACGTTGGCGTCGGTGGACAGTCCACTCATCGGGTCGGGAGCCGGTTTCTTCCCCACCGTGGTGCAGCACAAGCTGCTCACCGGCGTCGATGCCAACGGAGTGGCGCCCGACGGCGAGATCAATTGGAACTTCTCCTACCCCTGGGCTTTTGGTGACTTCGTATCGGGCCAGCAATATGACTTCACCACCGTCGCGATGCACGAGCTCCTACATTCGTTCGGGTTCATGTCCTACGTGCAGCCGTCCACGACGGCGACGCAACGAACATGGACTCTCTACGACAGCTTCCTGCAGAACTCCGGCGGCGCCGATCTGATCGGTGCCGACTTCCGGTTCGACCCGTCCCTGGTGGCCGCACTGACGGGCACCGGCGGCGGGGTGTACTTCGGCGGCGTCGGTGCCGTGGATGCCTACGGCACGCTGGTTCCGCTGTACGCACCGGCGTCGTGGGTCGCGGGCAGTTCGATATCGCATCTGGATGGCACGGTGTTCACCGGTTCGGACCGACAGTTGATGAACCCACAGGTGCCGGCCGGCCCCGGGGTGCGCACCTTGAGCGATGTGGAACGCGCCATCATGCAGGACCTCGGATACACCCTCGCACCCATGGACGTGACGTCGACTCTCGCGCTCGTCGGGTTCGTGTTCCTGCGCCGCGGGCGTGCGAAATCAGTGTGCTGA
- a CDS encoding LppA family lipoprotein gives MNTARFAGRFLVGVLATGTLILAGCDSGGAGSTGSEAQYDSPIINEHIPKMDISTLPDIDATRADMLALIEQAHAEVARLVPASAPWTWRHTETRDGCERNGVRGVTLYVAKLTSSHSFTDDEWNLVLPAVERLAAAAGLTNGSAMQNSPGAHDLSITSDDGRELRFGSLEASLITGTIACRLPAGGGAP, from the coding sequence ATGAACACGGCACGTTTCGCCGGCCGTTTCCTGGTGGGCGTGCTCGCCACCGGAACGCTCATCCTGGCCGGTTGCGATAGCGGCGGTGCCGGCAGTACCGGATCCGAAGCCCAGTACGACTCGCCGATCATCAACGAGCACATCCCGAAGATGGACATCTCGACACTGCCGGATATCGACGCCACCCGCGCTGACATGCTCGCGCTCATCGAACAGGCGCACGCCGAGGTCGCACGGCTGGTGCCTGCCAGCGCACCGTGGACCTGGCGGCACACCGAGACGCGCGATGGGTGCGAGCGGAACGGAGTTCGGGGGGTGACCCTGTACGTCGCGAAGCTCACCTCGTCGCATTCGTTCACCGACGATGAATGGAACCTGGTGCTGCCTGCGGTGGAACGGCTGGCCGCTGCGGCCGGACTCACCAACGGCTCCGCCATGCAGAATTCTCCGGGGGCCCACGACCTGTCGATCACCAGCGATGACGGGCGCGAGCTGAGGTTCGGGTCGCTGGAGGCGTCGCTGATCACCGGGACCATCGCCTGCCGACTGCCCGCCGGCGGGGGCGCGCCATGA
- a CDS encoding oxygenase MpaB family protein produces the protein MVLVRELGAIRNGLGRALFGLVAGPEGPNNRAHIHGTPGPRWFAEDRPIRRVHGDASMFVGGLRALLLQSLHPLAMAGVAEHSDYRGDPWGRLQRTSTFLAVTTFGPAADAQRAVDKVRGIHRRVNGVAPDGTPYDASNPHLLEWVHIAEIDSFLMAHQLYGARPLDQSGRDGYVADTARVAEALGVQSPPRTEGELRERIEAYRPELRSTAAARDAARFLLLTPPLPLPARAPYGALAATSVAMLPEWARKPLRLPYFPPLEATVVRMSGRVLVGGIRWVLAAAHDDQEGATSA, from the coding sequence ATGGTGTTGGTACGCGAACTCGGTGCTATCAGGAACGGCCTGGGCCGGGCGCTGTTCGGGTTGGTCGCCGGACCCGAGGGACCGAACAACCGGGCCCATATCCACGGGACGCCGGGACCGCGCTGGTTCGCCGAGGACCGGCCGATCCGCCGTGTACACGGCGACGCATCGATGTTCGTCGGTGGGCTACGCGCACTGCTTTTGCAGTCGCTCCATCCGCTGGCGATGGCCGGCGTCGCTGAGCACTCCGACTACCGGGGCGACCCGTGGGGGCGCCTTCAGCGCACCAGCACATTTCTCGCCGTGACAACGTTCGGTCCTGCCGCCGACGCGCAGCGCGCCGTCGACAAGGTCCGGGGCATCCACCGCCGCGTCAACGGGGTGGCGCCCGACGGCACACCGTACGACGCGTCGAATCCGCACCTGCTCGAATGGGTGCACATCGCCGAGATCGACAGCTTCCTGATGGCACATCAGCTCTACGGGGCTCGACCGCTGGACCAGTCCGGTCGCGACGGGTACGTCGCCGACACCGCGCGCGTCGCCGAAGCACTCGGTGTGCAGAGCCCGCCGCGCACGGAAGGCGAGCTAAGGGAGCGCATCGAGGCGTACCGGCCGGAGCTGCGCAGTACGGCCGCGGCGCGCGACGCCGCCCGCTTCTTGTTGTTGACGCCGCCCTTGCCGTTGCCGGCCCGCGCTCCCTATGGTGCGCTGGCCGCCACATCCGTGGCAATGCTGCCGGAATGGGCGCGAAAGCCGCTGCGTCTGCCGTACTTTCCACCGCTCGAAGCGACGGTGGTGAGGATGTCCGGGCGGGTGTTGGTCGGCGGCATTCGGTGGGTGCTGGCGGCCGCGCACGACGACCAGGAGGGTGCGACCTCGGCCTGA
- a CDS encoding HNH endonuclease signature motif containing protein has translation MPPPTTPFAAHVPPVSRLEVLFEEMAELTGQRNAIDGRLVEIVAEIDGRGTDDGNSLWGATGCRSIEALVAWKAGISPRNAETMVAVAHRIDELERCVAGLQEGRVSLDQIGVIAEGGGQGCDEHYAELVKVATVSQLRTAVKQEPRPESKPEPKRKITKIEGDDSTTWRITLPKVEAAKFEAGLQSHRDKLVADWKRDHDAQDSIDPEDGSARVWDQESTIPEQAPPFPDGVDAFMSLIEAGWDADVQRRPHGQHTTVVMHLDIEKRVAALHLGPALSDDDRRYLLCDATCEVWFERHGRPIGVGRATRTINRRLRRALEHRDQTCVVPGCGATRGLHAHHLVHWEDGGPTELWNLVLVCPFHHRLHHKGGITLTGPADKLKVTDSEGEELTNSSLARPPTTPPPGVPPCPGPKGERAQWWWYTPYEPPPQSDN, from the coding sequence ATGCCGCCGCCGACAACACCTTTCGCCGCACACGTGCCTCCGGTGTCGCGGTTGGAGGTGTTGTTCGAGGAGATGGCGGAGTTGACCGGGCAGCGCAATGCGATCGATGGCCGGTTGGTGGAGATCGTCGCCGAGATCGACGGCAGAGGCACAGATGACGGGAACTCGCTGTGGGGTGCGACCGGCTGCCGGTCGATCGAAGCGCTGGTCGCCTGGAAGGCCGGTATCTCTCCTCGCAACGCCGAAACTATGGTCGCCGTCGCCCATCGCATTGATGAACTCGAACGCTGCGTCGCAGGGTTGCAGGAAGGTCGGGTGTCCCTCGATCAGATCGGGGTGATCGCTGAAGGCGGTGGCCAGGGCTGCGATGAGCATTACGCGGAGTTGGTGAAGGTCGCCACCGTGAGCCAGTTGCGCACCGCGGTCAAACAGGAACCCCGCCCCGAGTCCAAGCCCGAACCGAAGCGCAAGATCACCAAGATCGAGGGCGACGATTCCACGACGTGGCGGATCACCCTGCCCAAAGTGGAGGCCGCGAAATTCGAGGCAGGCCTGCAATCCCACCGCGACAAGCTGGTCGCGGACTGGAAACGCGACCACGATGCCCAGGACAGCATTGATCCCGAGGACGGCAGCGCCCGCGTCTGGGACCAGGAATCCACGATTCCTGAGCAGGCGCCGCCGTTCCCGGACGGCGTCGATGCCTTCATGAGCCTCATCGAGGCCGGCTGGGACGCCGACGTGCAGCGGCGCCCGCACGGCCAGCACACCACCGTCGTCATGCACCTCGATATCGAGAAACGAGTCGCGGCCCTGCATCTGGGACCAGCGCTGTCCGACGACGACCGCCGCTACCTGCTCTGCGATGCGACGTGTGAGGTGTGGTTTGAGCGCCACGGCCGCCCCATCGGTGTCGGTCGGGCCACCCGCACCATCAACCGGCGGTTGCGCCGGGCTCTGGAGCATCGTGACCAGACGTGTGTGGTGCCCGGTTGCGGCGCCACCCGCGGTCTGCATGCCCATCATCTGGTGCACTGGGAGGACGGCGGCCCGACCGAACTGTGGAATCTGGTGCTCGTCTGTCCGTTTCACCACCGCCTGCACCACAAAGGCGGCATCACCCTCACCGGGCCCGCCGACAAGCTCAAGGTCACCGACAGCGAGGGTGAGGAGCTGACCAACAGCTCGCTGGCCCGCCCGCCCACCACACCGCCACCCGGCGTGCCACCGTGTCCTGGACCAAAAGGCGAACGCGCCCAATGGTGGTGGTACACGCCATACGAGCCACCGCCCCAGTCGGACAATTAG
- a CDS encoding DUF308 domain-containing protein, whose protein sequence is MPDNSRDPVDHARTYRKHAGEAMKAGRNSPGIIAVGLGVLSLVIGLFSFANSSTAAGAVGMGLAVFLIAGGLLWLARSHRKVKEHDQDWHRAHPEVPYEPPTS, encoded by the coding sequence ATGCCCGATAACTCCAGAGACCCCGTTGACCATGCTCGTACCTATCGGAAGCACGCCGGCGAGGCGATGAAAGCCGGCCGGAATTCGCCGGGCATCATCGCCGTCGGCCTGGGGGTGCTGTCGCTGGTGATCGGCCTGTTCTCATTCGCCAACAGTTCGACGGCCGCCGGCGCGGTCGGCATGGGGCTGGCGGTTTTCCTGATTGCGGGTGGGCTGCTGTGGTTGGCCCGCTCTCACCGCAAAGTCAAAGAGCACGATCAGGATTGGCACCGCGCGCATCCCGAGGTGCCGTACGAACCACCGACCAGTTGA
- a CDS encoding flavodoxin family protein — translation MTEIRAIALVCSLKPSPAPSSSELIAEHVSETLRKEGAVCESLRCVDFHIAPGVEADMGDSDQWPVIREKVLAADILLLSTPVWLGHPSSVTQRVLERLDAELANNDDSGRPAMAGKVAIVSVVGNEDGAHKVIADVFQGLNDVGYSIPAQGSTYWNGRAMESVDYNDLDEVPQQVASTTAAAARNAVHLARVLKQSQYPAYQ, via the coding sequence ATGACCGAAATACGAGCGATCGCCCTGGTCTGCAGCTTGAAGCCGAGTCCGGCGCCGTCCAGCAGCGAATTGATTGCCGAGCACGTGTCCGAAACGCTGCGCAAGGAAGGTGCGGTATGCGAATCCTTGCGCTGCGTGGACTTTCACATCGCCCCCGGCGTGGAAGCAGACATGGGTGACAGCGACCAGTGGCCGGTGATTCGGGAGAAGGTGCTCGCGGCAGACATCTTGCTGCTCAGCACCCCGGTGTGGCTAGGACATCCGTCGTCGGTCACCCAGCGAGTATTGGAACGCCTGGACGCCGAACTGGCCAACAACGACGATTCGGGCCGCCCGGCGATGGCCGGCAAGGTAGCGATCGTCAGCGTCGTCGGCAACGAGGACGGCGCGCACAAGGTGATCGCCGATGTGTTCCAGGGTCTCAACGACGTGGGGTACAGCATTCCGGCGCAGGGCAGTACGTACTGGAACGGCCGCGCGATGGAGTCGGTGGACTACAACGATCTCGATGAGGTTCCCCAGCAGGTGGCGTCCACCACCGCAGCGGCGGCGCGCAACGCCGTTCACCTCGCGCGAGTGCTGAAGCAGTCGCAGTACCCGGCGTACCAATAG
- a CDS encoding potassium-transporting ATPase: MTTALSTVIYLALTVAVFALLGLVQRLVERL; encoded by the coding sequence GTGACAACTGCCCTATCCACCGTCATTTACCTCGCCCTGACGGTGGCGGTCTTCGCCTTGCTCGGCCTGGTGCAGCGATTGGTCGAACGGCTGTGA
- the kdpF gene encoding K(+)-transporting ATPase subunit F, whose amino-acid sequence MNYANAIGLVLAIGIALFLVAALLFPERF is encoded by the coding sequence GTGAATTACGCCAACGCCATCGGCCTCGTGCTGGCGATCGGCATCGCCCTGTTCCTGGTCGCCGCCCTACTCTTCCCCGAGAGGTTCTAG
- the kdpA gene encoding potassium-transporting ATPase subunit KdpA has protein sequence MSTTTAGILFLVALIAALAITHVPLGDYMYRVYNSDKHSRVERGIYRLIGADPKAEQTWGAYARSVLAFSAVGIMFLFVLQLLQGSLPLHLNDPGTEMTPALAWNTAVSFVTNTNWQAYSGESTQGHLVQMAGLTVQNFVSASVGMAVAITFVRGLVRRSTGNLGNFWVDLVRGSLRILLPLSIIGAIVLIAGGVIQNFAVHDQVIDTLAGGQQTIPGGPVASQEVIKELGTNGGGFYNANSSHPFENPTTWTNWIENLLLLLIPFALPRTFGRMVGSKKQGYSIVAVMSIIATLSVSLLMFFQLQAHGTVPTAVGSAMEGVEQRFGVANSAVFAASTTLTSTGAVNSFHDSYTSLGGMVTMFNMQLGEIAPGGVGSGLYGMLILAIITVFIAGLMVGRTPEYLGKKITPREIKFAAAYFLVTPLLVLTGTALAMATPGQRDGMLNTGPHGLSEVLYAFTSASNNNGSAFAGLSVNTEWYNTALGLAMVFGRFLPIILVLALAGSFAAQARTPDSVGTLPTHRPQFVGLVVGVTMILVALTFLPMLALGPLAEGIH, from the coding sequence GTGTCCACGACCACCGCGGGGATCCTGTTCCTCGTCGCACTCATCGCCGCGCTGGCGATCACGCATGTACCGCTCGGCGACTACATGTATCGGGTCTACAACAGCGACAAGCACTCTCGGGTGGAGCGTGGCATCTACCGCCTGATCGGCGCTGATCCCAAGGCCGAGCAGACCTGGGGCGCCTACGCGCGCAGCGTGCTCGCCTTCTCGGCCGTCGGCATCATGTTCCTGTTCGTTCTGCAACTCCTGCAGGGCTCGCTGCCGCTGCACCTGAACGACCCCGGCACCGAAATGACACCGGCGCTGGCCTGGAACACCGCCGTCAGCTTCGTGACGAACACCAACTGGCAGGCCTACTCCGGGGAATCCACCCAGGGCCATCTGGTGCAGATGGCGGGCCTGACCGTGCAGAACTTCGTTTCCGCGTCGGTGGGCATGGCGGTCGCCATCACCTTCGTACGCGGCCTGGTCCGGCGCAGCACCGGCAACCTCGGCAATTTCTGGGTCGACCTGGTGCGCGGAAGCCTGCGAATCCTGTTGCCGCTCTCGATCATCGGTGCCATCGTGCTGATCGCCGGTGGCGTCATCCAGAACTTCGCCGTGCACGATCAGGTGATCGACACCCTCGCCGGCGGTCAGCAGACCATCCCCGGTGGACCGGTCGCCAGCCAAGAGGTCATCAAGGAACTCGGCACCAACGGTGGAGGCTTCTACAACGCAAACTCATCGCATCCGTTCGAGAACCCGACTACCTGGACGAACTGGATCGAAAACCTGTTGCTCCTGCTGATCCCGTTCGCACTTCCGCGCACCTTCGGCCGGATGGTCGGCAGCAAGAAGCAGGGGTACTCCATCGTCGCGGTCATGAGCATCATCGCGACGCTGAGCGTGAGCCTGCTGATGTTCTTCCAGCTGCAGGCGCACGGCACGGTGCCCACCGCGGTCGGCTCCGCGATGGAAGGTGTGGAACAGCGCTTCGGCGTCGCCAACTCGGCGGTCTTCGCCGCATCGACGACGCTCACCTCCACCGGTGCGGTGAACTCGTTCCACGATTCGTACACCAGCCTCGGCGGCATGGTCACGATGTTCAACATGCAACTCGGTGAGATCGCACCCGGAGGCGTCGGTTCCGGTCTCTACGGCATGTTGATCCTGGCCATCATCACCGTCTTCATCGCCGGCCTGATGGTCGGGCGGACACCGGAATACCTCGGCAAGAAGATCACCCCACGTGAGATCAAGTTCGCCGCAGCGTATTTCCTCGTCACACCGCTGCTCGTGCTGACCGGCACCGCGCTGGCCATGGCCACACCCGGGCAGCGCGACGGCATGCTGAACACCGGGCCGCACGGGCTGTCGGAGGTGTTGTACGCCTTCACCTCGGCCTCGAACAACAACGGCTCGGCGTTCGCCGGCCTGTCGGTCAACACCGAGTGGTACAACACCGCGCTCGGTCTGGCGATGGTATTCGGCCGGTTCCTGCCGATCATCCTGGTGCTGGCCCTGGCCGGATCGTTTGCCGCCCAGGCTAGAACGCCCGATTCGGTCGGCACGCTGCCCACCCACCGCCCGCAGTTCGTCGGGCTGGTCGTCGGCGTCACGATGATCCTGGTCGCCCTGACCTTCCTGCCCATGCTCGCGCTCGGGCCCCTCGCTGAAGGAATTCACTGA